The candidate division KSB1 bacterium genome segment GGGCGATGATGTCCATTGGATTTTGAACAAGGGCGATCAATTCCCCATCATCAAAACGACGAATTATTCGCTGCGCATTTCCAAAAATAAAAAGCTGGAGTTCCTCATTCGAGACGCCAATAATCAAGCGCAATCCGTGGCGTCTAATTTCGAGATCCCAATCAATCAATGGACCTTTGTGGCGGTATTTTATGATTTCAGCAACCACAAAGTCTATATGTGGAATGAGGTGAGTTCGAATCCCAGAGACACGTTGGATTTCAATCAGAACTTTTTCTCCAATAACGATCCGCTGGCCATTGGCTCATGGTACGCCAGCAATCCCGCCGCCCCGTCGATCAAGGATTTTGAGGGGCGAATCGATGACGTCCGCATCAGTGGCAGGCTGGAGGATATTTTGCCCGCTCCATCAGCAGTGGCCATTCACGATGATCAGCCTGAAGTGACCATGCCGAAAGATATCGCCATTTATCCCAATCCAGTGAGCCTTTCGCAAGGGGCAGAGTTTGTGACTTTTCAATTCAACTCGCCTCAAGCCAATTTTCAGACAATTCAAATTTTTGATGTTCTGGGTCGAGAAGTTTTTAGGGGATCGATACCCGATCAGCAAGCAATTTTTAGATGGAATTTGAAGGATCAGGCTGGTGGATT includes the following:
- a CDS encoding T9SS type A sorting domain-containing protein; this translates as MRRMNWCRFTVFMISVILLLNQQLHSQSKGGRWQFENNGFDTADWDTADDQGELQGAATYSSSEPLQEGAAYLWLDSTNKYDFFKIKDSKDLDFDNEDIGISAWIYPLILGDDVHWILNKGDQFPIIKTTNYSLRISKNKKLEFLIRDANNQAQSVASNFEIPINQWTFVAVFYDFSNHKVYMWNEVSSNPRDTLDFNQNFFSNNDPLAIGSWYASNPAAPSIKDFEGRIDDVRISGRLEDILPAPSAVAIHDDQPEVTMPKDIAIYPNPVSLSQGAEFVTFQFNSPQANFQTIQIFDVLGREVFRGSIPDQQAIFRWNLKDQAGGFLRAGVYFLRIKTDNKFYVKKFLVIN